From the Carya illinoinensis cultivar Pawnee chromosome 4, C.illinoinensisPawnee_v1, whole genome shotgun sequence genome, one window contains:
- the LOC122307374 gene encoding DExH-box ATP-dependent RNA helicase DExH18, mitochondrial, whose amino-acid sequence MSVFRICKPMKYASRVRILSSSRYFTSFGQCDPLVSRSYQFSPASDVPNRPFSTGLINLVRCKLFSQSAKFTCGKALYVKPFSSVHNDDEKDDNGVCDTTMAESECEFDADVGKSVELADDGDAVNGNVVSYSLGVELQNGSNDVGLDTSGGYVHVASRDPVELYHELRNAEKHAKQTRPDWEMMQEVFSYFGKSGWASNQALAIYIGLSFFPTAVQKFRKFFFEKSSAGIFQYVVTLGPSDAAVKFLFPIFVEYCLEEFPDEIKRFRGMVESADLTKPHTWFPFARAMKRKIIYHCGPTNSGKTYNALQRFMEAKKGIYCSPLRLLAMEVFDKVNALGIYCSLQTGQEKKYVPFSNHIACTVEMVSTDDLYDVAVIDEIQMMSDRCRGYAWTRALLGLKADEIHLCGDPSVLSIVQKICADTGDELHERHYERFKPLVVEAKTLLGDLKNVRSGDCVVAFSRREIFEVKMAIEKHTNHRCCVIYGALPPETRRHQANLFNDQDNEFDVLVASDAVGMGLNLNIRRVVFYSLSKYNGDKIVPVPASQVKQIAGRAGRRGSRYPDGLTTTLQLEDLDYLIECLKQPFEEVKKVGLFPFFEQVELFAGKLPNVTFCKLLEKFGENCRLDGSYFLCRHDHIKKVANMLEKKVQGLSLEDRFNFSFAPVNIRDPKAMYHLLRFASAYSQNVPVSIAMGMPKGSARNDAELLDLETKHQVLSMYLWLSHHFKKETFPYVKKAETMATDIADLLGQSLIKANWKPESRQARKPKPQQKDASQPGYERPRSLIKLYEKKKPEKSLPSKHTEKVAA is encoded by the exons ATGTCCGTGTTTCGGATTTGTAAACCTATGAAATATGCTTCTAGGGTTAGGATTTTGTCATCGAGCCGATATTTCACTTCTTTTGGACAATGTGACCCTTTGGTTTCCCGGAGTTATCAGTTTAGTCCTGCTTCTGATGTCCCAAACCGTCCATTTTCAACTGGTTTGATTAACCTAGTTCGTTGTAAATTATTTTCACAAAGCGCAAAATTTACCTGCGGTAAAGCCCTTTATGTGAAACCATTCTCTTCCGTGCACAACGACGATGAGAAGGATGATAATGGTGTATGTGACACTACGATGGCAGAGTCAGAATGTGAGTTTGACGCGGATGTTGGTAAAAGTGTTGAATTGGCTGATGATGGGGACGCTGTAAATGGCAATGTTGTTAGTTATTCTTTGGGGGTTGAATTGCAAAATGGAAGTAATGATGTGGGTTTGGATACAAGCGGTGGTTATGTGCATGTTGCATCGCGTGATCCTGTTGAATTATATCATGAGCTGAGAAATGCTGAGAAGCATGCAAAACAGACCCGGCCTGATTGGGAGATGATGCAGGAAGTATTCAGTTACTTTGGAAAATCAGGTTGGGCTTCCAATCAGGCTCTCGCAATTTATATTGGTTTGTCGTTCTTTCCTACTGCTGTGCAGAAGTTTCGGAAGTTTTTCTTTGAGAAATCTTCTGCTGGTATTTTTCAGTACGTGGTGACGCTCGGTCCATCTGATGCCGCTGTCAAGTTCTTATTTCCTATTTTTGTGGAGTATTGTTTGGAGGAGTTTCCTGATGAGATTAAGCGGTTTCGGGGTATGGTTGAGTCAGCTGACCTCACCAAGCCCCACACTTGGTTCCCATTTGCACGGGCCATGAAACGGAAGATAATATATCACTGTGGGCCGACCAACAGTGGTAAAACTTACAATGCTCTTCAACGGTTTATGGAAGCGAAGAAGGGTATCTATTGTAGTCCTCTCAGGTTATTGGCTATGGAAGTCTTTGACAAGGTTAATGCACTTGGGATTTACTGTAGTCTACAGACAGGGCAAGAAAAGAAATATGTCCCCTTTTCAAACCATATTGCTTGTACAGTGGAAATGGTATCTACAGATGACTTGTATGATGTAGCTGTTATTGATGAAATTCAGATGATGTCAGATCGATGTAGAGGTTATGCATGGACACGGGCATTACTTGGATTGAAGGCTGATGAGATACATTTATGTGGGGATCCGAGTGTTTTGAGTATTGTTCAAAAGATTTGTGCAGATACTGGGGATGAGTTGCATGAACGTCATTATGAGAGGTTTAAGCCATTGGTGGTTGAAGCTAAGACCCTGTTGGGAGATCTTAAAAATGTTCGTTCTGGGGACTGTGTGGTTGCTTTTTCAAGGAGAGAGATATTCGAGGTCAAAATGGCAATTGAGAAACACACCAATCACCGCTGCTGTGTGATTTATGGTGCCTTGCCACCAGAAACTCGTAGACATCAAGCTAATCTATTCAATGATCAAGATAACGAATTCGATGTGCTTGTCGCTAGCGATGCTGTGGGAATGGGTCTGAACCTTAATATTCGAAGAGTTGTCTTTTATAGCCTCTCAAAATACAATGGAGACAAGATTGTTCCAGTTCCAGCATCGCAGGTGAAACAAATTGCAGGAAGAGCTGGTCGCAGAGGAAGTCGCTATCCAGATGGACTCACAACGACCTTGCAGTTAGAAGATTTAGATTACTTGATTGAGTGCTTGAAGCAGCCTTTTGAAGAAGTAAAGAAAGTTGgtctctttcctttctttgaGCAGGTTGAACTATTTGCTGGGAAACTCCCCAATGTTACATTCTGTAAGCTACTAGAGAAATTTGGTGAAAATTGCCGTTTGGATGGATCATACTTTTTGTGTCGACATGATCATATAAAGAAGGTTGCAAATATGCTGGAGAAGAAGGTGCAGGGATTATCTCTGGAAGATCGTTTTAATTTCTCTTTTGCCCCAGTTAATATTAGGGACCCAAAAGCAATGTATCATCTCCTGAGGTTTGCTTCAGCATACAGTCAGAATGTTCCTGTCAGTATCGCAATGGGCATGCCAAAGGGTTCTGCTCGAAATGATGCAGAGCTATTGGATCTCGAGACTAAGCATCAAGTGTTGTCTATGTATTTGTGGTTATCGCACCACTTTAAGAAGGAAACTTTTCCATATGTGAAGAAGGCTGAGACAATGGCAACGGACATTGCTGACTTGTTGGGTCAGTCTCTAATCAAAGCCAACTGGAAACCCGAATCAAGACAGGCAAGGAAACCAAAGCCTCAACAAAAAGATGCCTCTCAACCAGGTTATGAGAGGCCAAGGTCACTTATCAAATTATATGAGAA GAAAAAGCCTGAAAAGTCTCTACCAAGTAAGCATACAGAGAAGGTTGCTGCATAA